A window of Pirellulaceae bacterium contains these coding sequences:
- the grpE gene encoding nucleotide exchange factor GrpE has translation MTEPFEDNVPNDAGADAKDSPNGDDAGSAELERLKSELAEAQDRVLRSQAEMENFRRRTRRDVEDERRFATQSLLGDLLPVLDNIQRAIEAGKQAGDGAGLLQGFEMVYHQLLEVLKQHHCPQVGVVGDPFDPAVHEAIAEEPSQELPKGVVSRVHLSGYKLHDRLLRAAQVVVSSGPPTA, from the coding sequence GTGACCGAACCATTCGAAGATAATGTCCCTAACGACGCGGGGGCGGATGCAAAAGACAGCCCGAACGGAGATGATGCTGGCAGCGCGGAACTCGAGCGATTGAAGTCCGAATTAGCCGAGGCCCAGGATCGGGTTCTGCGTTCACAGGCCGAAATGGAAAACTTTCGTCGGCGCACGCGACGCGATGTTGAAGACGAGCGGCGCTTCGCGACACAGTCGCTCCTGGGAGATCTGCTGCCGGTGCTGGACAACATCCAGCGAGCCATCGAGGCTGGCAAGCAGGCTGGCGATGGAGCGGGACTGTTGCAGGGATTTGAAATGGTTTACCACCAACTACTCGAAGTGCTCAAGCAGCATCATTGCCCACAGGTGGGTGTCGTGGGTGATCCGTTTGACCCGGCAGTGCATGAAGCGATCGCCGAAGAGCCCAGCCAAGAGTTGCCTAAAGGTGTCGTCAGCCGTGTGCATTTGAGCGGCTATAAGCTTCATGACCGTTTGCTTCGCGCTGCCCAGGTGGTTGTCTCATCGGGTCCGCCGACCGCCTAA
- a CDS encoding homoserine dehydrogenase, with protein MTESKVAIIGLGTVGSGVAKILLDESERVSRHAGRPLNLAKVVVRDREKNRDCQLPDGVMTTELAEIIEDPEIKVVAQLMGGLEPARTIMLKLLQSGKDIVTANKALLAEHGAELFECARSLGRSIAFEASVAGGVPIITNISQCLSANQILSLRGILNGTSNFIVSQMEEHGANYAAAVEEAQRLGFAEADPTMDVDGTDAAQKLAILAHLAFGAAVKWPDIPCTGIDLLNPIDLGWARDLGYRVKLLAVAQLRDGALELHVSPTLVKVGTPLAEVRGANNAISVVGDMVGRVFYHGLGAGQLPTASAVVADMIDMAVGRTPITFRTLELWSQSKPRVLLSDHAAVNGRFYLRFTVEDHPGVLADVAGVLGKNEISIASVIQREIDSETEGSDDVSLVIMTHSAREGKAAAAVKEIDNLPSVRAGSVRMRVLD; from the coding sequence ATGACTGAATCCAAAGTTGCCATTATCGGCCTCGGAACGGTCGGTTCCGGGGTTGCCAAGATACTTCTCGATGAGAGTGAGCGGGTCAGCCGTCACGCGGGTCGGCCGCTGAATTTGGCCAAAGTTGTGGTTCGAGATAGGGAAAAAAACCGCGACTGCCAACTTCCAGATGGTGTGATGACAACGGAGCTCGCTGAGATCATCGAAGATCCCGAGATCAAGGTGGTCGCCCAACTGATGGGTGGCCTGGAGCCGGCTCGCACGATCATGTTGAAATTGCTGCAGAGCGGCAAGGATATTGTGACCGCCAACAAGGCTCTGCTGGCCGAGCATGGGGCCGAGCTGTTTGAGTGTGCTCGCTCACTGGGCCGTTCGATCGCCTTTGAGGCATCGGTAGCGGGTGGCGTTCCGATCATCACGAACATTAGCCAATGTCTGTCCGCCAATCAAATCCTCTCATTACGCGGTATCCTCAATGGAACGAGCAATTTCATTGTTTCTCAGATGGAAGAACATGGAGCGAACTATGCGGCCGCCGTGGAAGAGGCACAGCGTTTAGGCTTCGCCGAAGCCGACCCGACGATGGATGTCGATGGCACAGACGCGGCCCAAAAACTGGCAATCCTCGCTCACCTGGCGTTCGGTGCAGCGGTCAAGTGGCCGGATATCCCTTGCACGGGAATTGATCTCTTAAATCCAATTGACTTGGGATGGGCACGTGACCTCGGCTATCGCGTCAAGCTGCTGGCCGTGGCCCAGCTCCGGGACGGCGCTTTGGAGCTACATGTATCGCCCACCCTGGTCAAAGTCGGCACTCCGCTGGCTGAGGTACGGGGCGCGAATAACGCGATCAGCGTGGTCGGCGACATGGTAGGCCGCGTTTTCTACCACGGATTGGGAGCCGGTCAGTTGCCAACCGCCTCAGCGGTTGTTGCCGACATGATCGACATGGCGGTCGGTCGCACACCCATTACCTTCCGAACGCTTGAGCTTTGGTCTCAATCGAAGCCCAGAGTTCTCCTATCAGACCATGCGGCCGTTAACGGTCGTTTCTACTTAAGATTCACCGTGGAGGATCATCCAGGAGTTTTGGCAGATGTTGCCGGAGTTCTTGGCAAGAATGAGATCTCCATTGCCTCGGTGATCCAGCGCGAGATCGACAGCGAGACCGAAGGAAGCGACGACGTTTCTCTTGTGATCATGACCCACAGCGCCCGCGAGGGAAAAGCAGCGGCCGCCGTCAAGGAGATTGACAACTTACCCTCGGTGCGAGCTGGCAGTGTCCGCATGCGTGTGCTGGACTGA
- a CDS encoding CPBP family intramembrane metalloprotease codes for MTNSPLRRNRLALLFAIVFPTVLTWIYFVALGENSGSAQQLVYAIGKAVQFGFPVFWFVCVQRCKFKLRIPSTDGLALGMGFGLLVVGAMFLFYQLVLLRFGLFDEARLQIQEKVSGFGIGSVGAFVGLAMFYSVCHSFLEEYYWRWFVFGQLRQTRSFVFAALVSSLGFMAHHVIVLAVYFGWWSPLTYLLAASVAVGGFVWAWLYERTNSLAAPWISHLIVDAGIFLLGFNVIRSTL; via the coding sequence GTGACAAATTCTCCTTTACGTCGGAACCGGCTGGCCCTTCTGTTTGCCATTGTGTTTCCCACGGTGCTGACCTGGATCTACTTCGTTGCTCTTGGGGAAAACTCTGGGTCTGCTCAACAGTTGGTCTATGCGATCGGTAAGGCAGTTCAGTTTGGCTTTCCAGTTTTCTGGTTCGTCTGCGTGCAACGCTGCAAGTTTAAGCTGCGGATCCCGTCGACTGACGGTTTGGCTCTTGGTATGGGCTTCGGCTTATTGGTGGTTGGGGCGATGTTTTTGTTTTATCAACTTGTCCTACTTCGGTTTGGATTGTTTGACGAAGCTCGACTGCAGATCCAGGAAAAAGTGAGTGGTTTTGGGATCGGATCGGTTGGTGCTTTTGTTGGGCTGGCCATGTTCTACTCCGTGTGCCATTCATTTCTCGAGGAGTACTATTGGCGTTGGTTCGTTTTTGGTCAGTTGCGACAAACTCGTTCCTTTGTGTTTGCCGCTTTGGTTTCAAGCCTTGGATTTATGGCTCATCACGTGATCGTGTTGGCAGTGTATTTTGGCTGGTGGTCACCGTTGACCTATTTGCTTGCCGCATCAGTGGCCGTTGGTGGATTTGTTTGGGCTTGGCTTTATGAACGCACGAACAGCCTTGCCGCGCCTTGGATCAGTCATTTGATCGTAGATGCCGGCATTTTTCTGCTTGGCTTTAACGTGATTCGATCGACTCTCTAG
- the groL gene encoding chaperonin GroEL (60 kDa chaperone family; promotes refolding of misfolded polypeptides especially under stressful conditions; forms two stacked rings of heptamers to form a barrel-shaped 14mer; ends can be capped by GroES; misfolded proteins enter the barrel where they are refolded when GroES binds) gives MVFEDEARQPLLSGVSKLAKAVKSTLGPRGRNAVLDKGWGSPKITKDGVTVAEDIELDDPFENLGAQLVKEAASKTNDVAGDGTTTATVLAEGIYREGLKMIAAGADPMALARGINKAVDALTAAIGKLSTPIDGKNRKEIQQVATIAGNNDPTIGSVLSDAFLKVGKDGVITVEEGRSSETTVEVVEGMQFDRGFLSPHFVTDADNQVVELSNCLVLLFEEKISSAKKLVPILEAVSKANKPLLIIAEDVEGEALATLVVNKMRGILNVCAVKAPGYGDRRKAMLGDLAVLTGGTAVFKDLGIDLESVQLSDLGKARKIKITSEETTIVGGGGKKDEIAGRAEQIRNEISGTDSEYDREKLQERLAKLAGGVAQINCGAATETEMKERKALLEDAKSATQAALDEGIVPGGGIALIRSEKALKNISTEGDEELGVTIIRNVLDYPLRAIANNAGEDGAVVVNRVRRLKGKNDGYNADKNSYGDLVADGVIDPAKVVRSALQNASSVAALLLTTSSLITEVPSEEEEEGGDHHHDHGMGGMDMGGMGGMGGMGGGMPGMGGMGGMGGMPGMM, from the coding sequence ATGGTGTTTGAAGATGAGGCACGTCAGCCGCTTCTTTCGGGTGTGTCAAAGCTGGCGAAAGCCGTGAAAAGCACACTCGGACCTCGTGGCCGAAATGCCGTCTTAGACAAGGGTTGGGGCTCGCCAAAGATTACCAAGGATGGCGTCACCGTGGCCGAAGATATTGAGCTAGATGACCCCTTTGAGAATTTGGGGGCTCAGTTGGTCAAAGAGGCCGCCAGCAAAACGAATGATGTGGCAGGTGACGGTACGACTACCGCTACCGTGCTGGCCGAAGGGATTTATCGCGAAGGCTTAAAGATGATCGCCGCTGGTGCGGATCCGATGGCTTTGGCCCGCGGAATCAACAAGGCGGTTGACGCGTTGACCGCTGCCATTGGCAAGCTGTCGACTCCGATCGACGGTAAGAATCGCAAAGAGATTCAACAGGTTGCCACCATCGCGGGTAACAATGATCCGACGATCGGCAGCGTGCTCTCTGATGCGTTCCTCAAAGTAGGCAAAGACGGTGTCATTACCGTCGAAGAGGGCCGAAGCAGCGAAACGACCGTCGAAGTCGTAGAAGGCATGCAGTTTGATCGCGGTTTTCTATCGCCTCACTTTGTGACGGACGCAGACAATCAAGTTGTCGAACTTTCGAATTGCTTGGTGCTTCTGTTCGAAGAGAAGATCTCGTCCGCCAAGAAATTGGTGCCGATTTTGGAAGCGGTAAGCAAAGCGAACAAGCCTTTGTTGATCATTGCCGAAGACGTGGAAGGCGAAGCCTTGGCAACGTTGGTCGTCAATAAAATGCGAGGCATTCTCAATGTTTGTGCTGTGAAGGCTCCGGGCTACGGTGATCGCCGCAAAGCAATGCTCGGCGACCTTGCCGTTTTGACCGGCGGAACTGCCGTGTTCAAAGATCTGGGGATCGACCTTGAGAGTGTCCAACTCAGCGATCTAGGCAAAGCACGGAAGATAAAGATTACTTCCGAGGAAACAACGATCGTTGGTGGTGGCGGTAAGAAAGATGAGATTGCGGGACGAGCTGAACAGATCCGTAACGAGATCTCCGGAACTGACAGCGAGTATGACCGCGAGAAGTTGCAAGAGCGACTTGCCAAACTTGCTGGTGGTGTTGCTCAAATCAATTGTGGTGCCGCGACCGAAACGGAAATGAAAGAACGAAAAGCGTTGCTGGAAGATGCCAAATCGGCAACCCAGGCCGCTTTGGACGAAGGCATCGTTCCTGGTGGTGGTATTGCCTTGATCCGTAGCGAAAAGGCGTTGAAAAATATCTCGACCGAAGGCGATGAAGAGCTGGGCGTCACCATCATTCGCAATGTGTTGGATTATCCGCTACGAGCGATTGCAAACAATGCGGGCGAGGATGGCGCTGTCGTGGTGAACCGGGTTCGCCGCCTGAAAGGCAAAAATGATGGCTACAATGCGGATAAAAATTCCTACGGCGATTTGGTCGCTGACGGAGTGATCGATCCGGCCAAGGTTGTCCGCTCGGCTCTGCAAAACGCCTCCAGTGTTGCTGCTCTATTGCTCACCACTTCCTCCCTGATCACGGAAGTGCCATCGGAAGAAGAAGAAGAGGGCGGTGATCATCATCATGACCATGGCATGGGCGGCATGGACATGGGTGGCATGGGCGGCATGGGTGGCATGGGAGGCGGCATGCCTGGCATGGGTGGTATGGGCGGCATGGGCGGCATGCCTGGCATGATGTAA
- a CDS encoding zinc ribbon domain-containing protein — MPTYDYECDACGHEFELFQSISEPVKRKCPECGKQKLRRLFGTGAAVVFKGSGFYETDYRSESYKKGAKAEKEARDKKSADKKSEKKDSGTKKSPKKDS; from the coding sequence ATGCCGACCTACGATTACGAATGTGACGCTTGCGGGCATGAGTTTGAACTGTTTCAGTCGATTAGCGAGCCGGTGAAACGCAAATGTCCCGAATGTGGTAAGCAAAAGTTGCGACGACTGTTCGGCACCGGAGCTGCTGTTGTCTTCAAGGGATCTGGATTTTACGAAACAGACTACCGCAGTGAATCCTACAAAAAAGGTGCAAAGGCCGAGAAGGAGGCCCGTGATAAGAAGAGTGCGGACAAAAAGTCTGAAAAGAAAGACTCGGGCACCAAAAAATCGCCTAAGAAAGACAGCTAG
- the groES gene encoding co-chaperone GroES has translation MAKKIKIRPLDDRVVVEPLEAEEMTAGGIVLPDTAKEKPQRGTVVAVGPGKLLDTGKRGDLSVTVGDEVIYGKYGGSDMEVDGDDVKILRESDILAKVLN, from the coding sequence ATGGCTAAGAAGATCAAGATTCGACCCTTGGATGATCGCGTTGTCGTTGAGCCACTTGAGGCTGAAGAGATGACGGCGGGCGGTATTGTGCTTCCTGATACGGCGAAGGAAAAGCCGCAGCGAGGTACCGTCGTAGCTGTGGGACCGGGTAAGTTGCTGGATACGGGCAAACGTGGCGATCTTTCAGTCACCGTTGGCGACGAAGTGATCTACGGCAAGTACGGCGGATCTGACATGGAAGTGGATGGAGACGATGTCAAGATTCTGCGCGAAAGCGACATCCTGGCGAAAGTATTGAACTAA
- a CDS encoding M42 family metallopeptidase encodes MDANALDFLKSLLNTPGPSGYEAEIQQVVRDYVKPFADEVTTDAHGNVAVVLNPTAEQRVMFAGHCDQIGLIVTHIDSDGFIYAQTIGGWDPQQLIGQRMTIWASSGPVPAVISRKPIHLLTDEERRQVVKQKEMWLDIGACSKEDAEKVVRIGDAVTLQLGFQQLRNNLANSPGMDNRTGVWVVLEGLRRCRDRSLNCALYAVSTVQEEIGLRGARTSAFGIDPHVGIAVDVTHATDCPSIDKNQQGDLALGAGPVVYRGPNMNHHVTERLIQQAENDKIPYQLAAIGRATPNDANALQVNRAGVATGLVSIPNRYMHSAVETISLDDIDRAADLLAAFVGGLSGTEDFTP; translated from the coding sequence ATGGATGCCAACGCTCTCGATTTTTTGAAGTCGTTACTGAACACGCCGGGGCCCTCCGGTTACGAGGCTGAGATTCAGCAGGTTGTTCGCGATTACGTGAAACCGTTTGCCGATGAAGTGACCACCGATGCCCATGGAAATGTTGCGGTCGTGCTCAACCCCACAGCAGAGCAGCGTGTGATGTTCGCCGGGCACTGCGATCAGATTGGCTTAATCGTCACCCATATCGATTCGGATGGTTTTATCTATGCTCAGACAATCGGAGGTTGGGATCCTCAGCAGCTGATCGGCCAACGGATGACGATCTGGGCCTCTAGCGGACCTGTGCCTGCCGTCATTTCGCGCAAGCCAATCCATTTGTTGACCGACGAGGAGCGACGTCAGGTCGTCAAACAAAAAGAGATGTGGCTGGATATTGGAGCCTGTAGCAAAGAAGATGCGGAAAAAGTGGTCCGAATTGGTGATGCAGTCACTTTGCAATTGGGCTTTCAACAATTGCGCAATAACTTGGCAAATTCACCTGGGATGGATAATCGTACGGGGGTTTGGGTGGTGCTCGAAGGTCTACGGCGATGTCGCGATCGGTCCTTGAATTGTGCGTTGTACGCCGTTTCGACGGTCCAGGAGGAGATCGGATTGCGAGGCGCTCGGACAAGCGCCTTTGGTATCGACCCGCATGTGGGCATTGCGGTCGATGTCACCCACGCCACCGACTGTCCCTCGATTGACAAAAACCAGCAGGGAGATCTCGCTCTAGGGGCCGGGCCCGTCGTCTATCGGGGCCCCAATATGAATCATCATGTGACCGAACGTTTAATCCAACAGGCCGAGAACGACAAAATTCCCTACCAATTGGCTGCGATCGGTCGTGCGACTCCAAACGACGCCAACGCACTCCAGGTCAATCGAGCGGGAGTGGCCACGGGACTTGTCAGTATTCCCAACCGATACATGCATAGCGCGGTTGAGACCATCTCGTTGGACGACATTGATCGGGCAGCCGATCTGTTGGCCGCTTTTGTAGGCGGCCTGAGTGGGACCGAAGATTTTACACCCTAG
- the dnaJ gene encoding molecular chaperone DnaJ, translating into MSTKRDYYEVLGIIREASDREISVAYRQLAIKFHPDSNPGDEEATLLFKEAAEAYEVLSDGEKRSRYDRYGHAGVQNSGGHAGFDNVEDIFDAFGDLFGGGGVFGDIFGGGRGRGARRHRGNDVKCEVALTLNEAAQGVTKKVHFGRHEACESCRGSGSKPGASGETCRRCNGHGQVVQSAGILRVQTTCPTCHGAGKVISDPCDFCHGAGALANQVELEVAIPAGVDDGMRVRLSGEGEPSRDGGPPGDCYCLIRVKPHPLFKRDGSHLFVELPIAYTQAVLGADIEIPTLDGPDTLKVPAGTQSGEVFRLRQRGLSDPRGGAVGDLLVQAHVEVPKKLSEREEELLRELADLEHTNVSPRRKSFLDKLKDYLTPAEKINSAE; encoded by the coding sequence ATGTCGACCAAGCGTGATTATTACGAGGTGCTCGGTATCATTCGGGAAGCCTCGGATCGTGAGATCTCGGTTGCTTACCGACAACTGGCGATTAAGTTCCATCCGGATAGCAATCCGGGAGATGAAGAGGCGACCCTCCTGTTCAAAGAGGCGGCCGAAGCCTACGAAGTTCTCAGCGATGGGGAAAAGCGGAGTCGATACGACCGTTATGGGCATGCGGGAGTACAGAATTCAGGTGGGCACGCCGGCTTCGATAATGTCGAGGATATTTTCGACGCCTTCGGGGATCTGTTTGGCGGAGGCGGCGTCTTCGGAGATATCTTCGGAGGGGGGCGCGGACGGGGCGCTCGCCGACATCGAGGGAATGATGTGAAATGTGAGGTTGCACTCACGCTCAATGAAGCGGCCCAGGGTGTGACGAAGAAAGTGCATTTTGGGCGGCATGAGGCATGCGAGAGCTGTCGTGGGTCCGGTAGCAAGCCCGGCGCGTCCGGCGAAACCTGCCGACGATGCAATGGTCATGGCCAGGTGGTCCAATCGGCTGGCATCCTCCGAGTGCAAACGACTTGCCCGACATGTCACGGCGCCGGAAAAGTGATTAGCGATCCGTGTGATTTTTGTCACGGCGCCGGAGCACTTGCCAATCAGGTGGAACTTGAGGTTGCGATTCCAGCAGGGGTTGATGATGGAATGCGAGTTCGCTTGTCGGGTGAGGGAGAGCCGAGTCGAGATGGTGGACCGCCTGGAGATTGTTATTGTCTGATTCGCGTCAAACCGCATCCGTTGTTTAAGCGTGATGGATCCCATCTGTTTGTCGAATTGCCGATCGCCTACACCCAGGCAGTGTTAGGGGCAGATATCGAGATCCCAACGCTGGATGGGCCGGACACATTGAAGGTCCCCGCCGGTACACAGTCCGGCGAGGTATTTCGACTGCGTCAACGAGGGTTGTCTGATCCTCGCGGGGGCGCCGTCGGTGACTTACTCGTACAAGCCCACGTCGAAGTTCCCAAAAAACTATCCGAACGCGAAGAGGAGTTACTGCGAGAGCTTGCCGATTTGGAGCATACGAATGTAAGCCCCCGACGAAAATCATTTCTCGACAAACTCAAAGACTACCTGACGCCAGCGGAAAAAATTAATTCGGCGGAATAG
- the groL gene encoding chaperonin GroEL (60 kDa chaperone family; promotes refolding of misfolded polypeptides especially under stressful conditions; forms two stacked rings of heptamers to form a barrel-shaped 14mer; ends can be capped by GroES; misfolded proteins enter the barrel where they are refolded when GroES binds), producing MAKQLLFDDHARAKILRGVDKLANAVAVTMGPTGRNVIIDKSFGGPTVTKDGVTVAKEIELEDRFENMGAKLVNEVASKTSDLAGDGTTTATVLARAIYREGIRNIVAGSNPAAIRRGIERAVNAAEQHLLSMAKPVSSKSEIANVGAISANNDMTIGDLLADALERVGKDGVITVEEGKAADTTLEIVEGMQFDKGFISPYFINKPAEMVCEMDDALILIHEKKISNLRDLVPILEKVSQAGKPLMIIAEDVDGEALTALVVNKLRGVLNICAVKAPGFGDRRKAMLSDIAVLTGGTLISEDLGIQLDSLALDQLGRAKKITVDKNDTTIVQGAGKTDDIQQRIAQLKRQIDQTDSEYDREKLQERLAKLTGGVAIISVGAETEADMKQKKARVEDALHATRAAVEEGILPGGGVALLRCEEAVDKARSGAKGDEKIGVNLILNVLSAPLKQIADNGGIDGSVVVDEVSQKPKNTGFNANEGVYVDMLKAGIIDPVKVVRTALGNASSIAGLLLTTEALVTTYDKEDKDKQRVEGSVQ from the coding sequence GTGGCTAAACAGCTGCTATTTGATGACCATGCTCGAGCGAAGATACTTCGCGGAGTCGACAAACTTGCCAACGCGGTTGCTGTGACGATGGGGCCCACGGGTCGCAACGTCATCATCGACAAATCGTTTGGCGGACCCACTGTCACGAAAGACGGTGTGACGGTCGCTAAAGAAATCGAATTGGAAGATCGATTCGAGAATATGGGTGCCAAACTGGTCAATGAGGTTGCCAGTAAGACATCCGACCTAGCCGGTGACGGGACAACGACTGCCACCGTTTTGGCACGAGCCATCTACCGGGAAGGCATCCGAAACATCGTGGCTGGCAGTAACCCTGCTGCGATTCGCCGCGGTATCGAACGTGCCGTGAATGCTGCAGAACAGCATTTGCTTTCAATGGCCAAGCCTGTTTCCAGCAAATCGGAAATTGCCAATGTTGGCGCGATCAGTGCTAACAATGACATGACGATTGGTGATTTGCTGGCGGACGCCCTCGAGCGCGTTGGAAAAGATGGTGTGATCACGGTCGAGGAAGGCAAGGCTGCGGACACGACGTTGGAAATCGTCGAAGGAATGCAGTTTGACAAAGGTTTCATCTCGCCGTATTTCATCAATAAGCCGGCCGAAATGGTCTGTGAGATGGATGATGCCTTGATCTTGATTCATGAGAAGAAGATCAGCAATCTGCGAGATCTCGTGCCGATCCTGGAGAAAGTCAGCCAGGCGGGCAAGCCGTTGATGATCATTGCCGAGGACGTCGATGGCGAAGCACTGACCGCTTTGGTGGTCAACAAGCTGCGTGGCGTGCTCAACATTTGTGCCGTGAAAGCACCCGGGTTTGGCGATCGTCGAAAGGCCATGCTCAGCGACATTGCTGTGCTGACTGGTGGGACGCTTATCAGCGAAGACTTGGGCATCCAACTTGACAGTCTGGCACTGGACCAATTGGGACGTGCCAAGAAGATTACCGTCGACAAGAATGATACGACGATCGTTCAAGGTGCCGGCAAAACGGATGATATTCAACAGCGGATTGCTCAACTGAAACGACAGATTGATCAGACCGACAGCGAGTATGATCGTGAAAAGCTGCAGGAGCGATTGGCGAAATTGACCGGTGGTGTGGCTATTATTTCAGTGGGTGCTGAAACCGAAGCCGACATGAAGCAGAAGAAAGCGCGTGTCGAGGATGCATTGCACGCGACGCGTGCGGCTGTCGAAGAAGGCATTCTTCCTGGCGGTGGCGTTGCCTTGCTGCGATGCGAGGAAGCGGTTGATAAAGCTCGCTCGGGAGCCAAGGGTGACGAGAAGATCGGTGTCAACTTGATTCTCAACGTGCTTTCAGCTCCGCTCAAGCAAATCGCCGACAATGGCGGGATTGACGGTTCGGTCGTCGTTGATGAAGTGAGTCAAAAACCAAAAAATACTGGGTTTAACGCCAACGAAGGCGTTTACGTCGATATGCTCAAGGCGGGCATTATCGATCCAGTCAAAGTCGTTCGGACAGCTCTGGGGAATGCTTCGAGCATCGCTGGTTTGCTGTTGACGACCGAAGCTTTGGTCACGACCTACGACAAAGAGGACAAAGACAAGCAGCGAGTGGAAGGCAGCGTGCAATAG
- a CDS encoding CPBP family glutamic-type intramembrane protease, which produces MAWVSYVVLLYPLLPAGQSSLKGCIRIGVFVVPVLLILHRDTVSPWKTLGFCGNCRKRIAVGLFTGMLWISITTSLDLFVLGKKITLPLATFPAIGNLVLTIAAEEVAFRSYLPQAFSKWGTTTAISLSSLAFVSFHVPGWYLLQMMPSASAGFWHLLPPLFLALY; this is translated from the coding sequence GTGGCATGGGTATCCTATGTGGTTTTGCTCTATCCGCTTCTTCCTGCAGGACAGAGTTCGTTAAAAGGCTGCATACGGATAGGTGTTTTCGTTGTACCCGTGTTGCTCATTTTGCATCGCGACACAGTATCGCCCTGGAAGACGCTCGGATTCTGTGGAAATTGCCGAAAACGTATCGCCGTAGGCCTCTTCACCGGAATGCTCTGGATATCCATCACGACATCCCTTGACCTCTTTGTTTTGGGAAAGAAAATCACTTTGCCGCTAGCGACATTTCCAGCAATTGGGAACCTCGTGCTTACGATCGCAGCCGAAGAGGTCGCGTTTCGCTCGTATTTGCCTCAGGCGTTTAGTAAATGGGGAACAACGACCGCCATCTCGTTGTCGTCTCTTGCCTTTGTGAGTTTTCACGTCCCCGGATGGTATTTGCTGCAAATGATGCCGTCCGCATCGGCTGGGTTTTGGCATCTGCTACCCCCTTTATTCTTGGCACTCTACTAG